From a region of the Haematobia irritans isolate KBUSLIRL chromosome 4, ASM5000362v1, whole genome shotgun sequence genome:
- the LOC142233148 gene encoding uncharacterized protein LOC142233148, protein MESMREIVKTLPDYEDDVPMSDEEREIIESDVAPVLREPLPAIEQVPDVGMTPVVASSQEVVPTQKVVPPSGADTAPAEVSATKAAESSSSPTGTAQRNSDSSPKLHLNNCVLCRRKHNLRSCRRFLKMRLEQRLRTVVLHRVCSNCLGRSHMRSTCNSRERCRECGESHHTLLHSFDQQQRPSAPSSDLSKRKSNSSPSVNSSAYCITSATPIFSPLLVLQPTVTLGPTIVLILVLSGRRIPVRAVLDPCAGYSMICSSLAQSLRLTSAMTAQNAFCPLIVVSRHNAENKLIFSARVTDLSRVVTPSASAPDSIREQFECLQLADPVFYRPSGVGLVLGPDVYARVIKPQMFSSPGFPLAQLTIFGWVISGQCQP, encoded by the coding sequence ATGGAAAGTATGAGGGAAATTGTTAAGACTCTCCCTGACTACGAAGATGACGTCCCGATGTCCGATGAGGAAAGAGAGATTATAGAAAGTGATGTTGCACCGGTTCTTCGCGAGCCGTTACCAGCAATCGAGCAGGTCCCTGACGTCGGGATGACCCCAGTCGTCGCCTCTTCACAAGAGGTAGTACCGACACAAAAAGTTGTCCCTCCGTCGGGGGCTGATACGGCTCCAGCTGAAGTATCTGCAACTAAGGCAGCAGAATCTTCGTCTTCCCCTACGGGGACTGCCCAAAGAAATTCGGACTCGAGCCCAAAGCTTCATTTAAACAATTGTGTGTTATGCAGGCGGAAGCATAATCTACGGTCGTGCCGCAGGTTCTTGAAAATGCGGTTGGAGCAAAGGCTGCGCACCGTAGTTCTTCATCGGGTGTGCTCCAACTGTCTGGGCAGGTCACACATGCGGTCGACCTGCAATAGTCGCGAAAGGTGTCGCGAATGCGGAGAGAGCCACCATACGCTTCTGCACTCCTTCGACCAGCAACAACGTCCTTCCGCTCCATCGTCCGATTTGTCTAAGAGAAAGTCAAATTCAAGTCCGTCCGTTAATTCGTCCGCGTACTGCATTACAAGTGCTACCCCCATATTTAGTCCGTTGTTAGTTTTGCAACCAACTGTTACGCTTGGTCCTACTATTGTGTTGATACTCGTCTTGTCCGGTCGTCGAATTCCCGTCCGAGCTGTCCTCGACCCATGTGCGGGGTACAGTATGATATGCAGTAGTCTTGCCCAAAGCTTACGGCTTACTTCGGCAATGACAGCGCAGAACGCCTTTTGTCCGCTGATCGTCGTATCCCGGCACAACGcggaaaataaattgattttttccgcCCGGGTGACAGATTTATCCCGTGTGGTCACCCCATCGGCGTCGGCTCCAGACTCCATACGAGAGCAGTTTGAATGTCTCCAGCTGGCCGATCCAGTGTTTTATCGCCCTTCCGGGGTGGGGTTGGTCCTGGGGCCCGACGTATACGCAAGGGTTATTAAGCCTCAAATGTTT
- the LOC142235662 gene encoding uncharacterized protein LOC142235662, with protein MPVNTFARFIRAADAVVKFGTRVSSLKEENLDVYSLRAQVEEAKSLWEKVKERYEECLDDLQEDSDKGKVESADGKYEATYDAYIRIVSSIERKIDGLKAVHRASTPIQQADVADISARSGNVDVSGNSLLLGVDHGAVHSLALPPCDIEVFDGDFQSWPTFRDLFTAVYVKNSRLSDIERLCHLLKKTSGDAREVVRRFPLTDRSFELAWRTLKETYDNLRILVSNQLKLLFDLPVLDTETSSGLKNLQRGINACISAMAVNNVPTNDWDPILIYLCVQRLPKISVTLWEQGISDKSALSSWVDMDRFLTERIQTLTCLRDLKGIDASKKTDGRKLRTHFTNAAPKSSPSRSRNSQCTSHSSRDSVDKMCVLCPRQSHHLRVCPKFRNLSVNDRLTAVKRYRCCFNCLSRRHDVNNCATSRSCEKCQGRHHTLLHRDFSHSTNVATTSSTVSAARPTDSSGLVDPQPSTSSGIVSGTSARQVFHVSQNRSVLLGTAMVNIVHQGMTYPARALIDPASEASFITEKMQKLLRISITSATSSISGVNQSVSITSRGICPLSIGSPIDGSVLVEATALVLPKISGNLPSFQVSRNYMSRLPNLRLADPNLFDSRPVDLLLGADVYPRIILQGVRSGILGSLIAQQTVFGWLITGSIPTSNVTVFSTTVEFMEEDGLDKTLLRFWELEDLPRRAICSPADKFCEENFKNTTYRDSDGRYVVTLPIKPELKGQVLLGHSRTSCLKQFIRGEASLLRKPETKLMYDGVIKEYLDLQHMRPVLSTSLSDQTLCYLPHHPVINPDKLTSKLRVVFNASHKTSNGKSLNDILYVGPTLQLELRIVFRDSPQKDVRDYELQTVTFGVNCAPYLAIRTLLQLADDSEDEYPHAAHILRRCMYVDDVLTGYHNVDTAVESRDQLIRVLSSAKFELRKWTSNELAILESLPADHLVDAKLLAFVEASSSKPLGIRWNAQLDLFYFEMKPIERKSRFTKREVLSAIARLFDPVGWLGPVIIVAKIIMQQVWLDKIGWDESLPLQTERQWRKFVETYQDVNHVRIPRWVNYSTDCEVELHVFSDASEKAYAGVVYVRVVTPQGQIFTHLLSCKTKVAPIKSISLPRLELCGAVLASELYKSIARELDIEFRRVYCWTDSTIVRSWLRKTPSTWSTFVANRVCRIQENTGGQNWYHVRSEDNPADLGSRGVSPAELAVSSLWWHGPEWLCSDSSQWDINDLTPLETDVEVRAVKTHASFFTNYEDILERFSSLDRTLRVIAYIFRFYQRTHYSHASRNVYHGTTLTATELKAVRLRLAVLSQRAHYPDEYGCLMEKKPLRSRSSLLSLNPFLDEEGVMRLNGRLSRCPTLSYSERHPIIVPYNSRFARLLVKYVHDISIHGGNQLVLRLIRIEYWIPRLTSLIRSTINRCKRCLLDRKKSCTQIMAALPPERTVLTRPFTTTGVDFAGPFEIKSFIGRACKITKGYVCVFVCFSTKAIHLEATSDLSTTTVLAAFHRFISRRGCPKTIFSDNGTNFVGASREMEKDLRCVFKEGRDKVCSAYQFQQLSWQFIPAGAPHMGGLWEAAVKSFKTHFRKHASGFKFTFEEFSTVLSRIEACLNSRPLCPMSESSQELVALTPGHFLVGSPILAPPEQLEEESPLHLVHRFRKMKALSQQFCLRWKEEYLKGLQKRYKWKFPQRDIEVGDLVVIRDEQLPPTSWKLGRVDDVHPGSDGRVRVADVRTANGVVRRPVVKLVILTE; from the exons atgccAGTTAATACATTCGCGCGATTCATTAGAGCCGCTGATGCGGTTGTGAAGTTTGGGACACGGGTTAGCTCTTTGAAGGAGGAGAATTTAGATGTTTATTCTCTAAGGGCTCAGGTCGAAGAGGCGAAATCACTCTGGGAGAAAGTGAAAGAGAGGTATGAGGAGTGTTTAGACGATCTTCAGGAGGATTCAGATAAGGGAAAGGTAGAATCTGCTGACGGCAAGTATGAGGCAACTTATGATGCCTATATTCGTATTGTTTCCTCTATCGAAAGGAAAATAGACGGTCTGAAAGCCGTTCATAGGGCGTCAACTCCTATACAGCAGGCCGATGTGGCGGATATTTCTGCTCGTTCTGGTAATGTGGATGTATCGGGAAATTCTCTTTTGTTAGGTGTTGACCATGGTGCGGTCCATAGTTTGGCTTTACCACCATGCGATATTGAGGTTTTCGATGGTGACTTTCAGTCTTGGCCAACATTTAGGGATTTGTTTACTGctgtttatgtaaaaaattcccGTCTGAGTGATATTGAGCGCTTGTGTCATTTGCTCAAAAAGACTAGTGGCGACGCCCGTGAAGTTGTAAGAAGATTTCCTCTCACTGATAGGAGTTTCGAGTTAGCTTGGAGGACGTTAAAGGAAACTTATGACAACTTGAGAATTTTAGTCAGCAATCAGTTGAAGCTTCTTTTTGACCTTCCGGTCTTAGACACCGAGACAAGTTCTGGGTTGAAGAACTTGCAGCGTGGTATAAATGCATGTATTTCGGCGATGGCTGTGAATAACGTTCCTACGAACGATTGGGAtccgattttgatatatttgtgtGTGCAACGTCTACCGAAGATTAGTGTTACTTTGTGGGAACAGGGTATAAGTGATAAGTCTGCGTTGTCGTCTTGGGTGGACATGGATCGTTTTCTTACGGAAAGGATTCAGACACTCACGTGTCTCCGCGATTTGAAGGGTATCGATGCTTCGAAGAAAACTGATGGCAGGAAACTGCGAACGCATTTTACGAATGCAGCTCCGAAATCTTCGCCATCTAGGTCGCGTAATTCGCAATGCACTTCTCATTCTTCTAGAGATTCCGTCGATAAGATGTGTGTTCTTTGTCCACGACAAAGCCATCATCTTCGTGTTTGTCCGAAATTTAGGAATCTTTCTGTGAATGATCGGTTGACTGCTGTGAAACGGTACCGCTGTTGTTTCAATTGTCTATCTCGTAGACATGACGTTAACAACTGTGCTACATCTCGCAGTTGTGAGAAGTGTCAAGGAAGGCATCATACTTTGCTTCATCGCGATTTTTCCCATTCTACGAATGTGGCGACTACGTCTTCGACGGTTTCGGCCGCTCGTCCTACGGATTCTAGCGGTTTGGTTGACCCGCAGCCTTCCACTTCGTCTGGAATCGTGTCTGGCACTTCGGCCAGGCAAGTATTTCATGTTTCCCAGAACAGGTCGGTACTATTAGGGACGGCTATGGTGAACATCGTTCATCAGGGTATGACGTACCCAGCTCGGGCTCTTATTGACCCAGCATCGGAAGCCTCCTTTATTACcgaaaaaatgcaaaagttgCTTAGGATTTCGATAACGAGTGCGACGTCTTCGATATCGGGCGTGAATCAATCGGTTTCGATAACTTCTCGCGGTATTTGCCCTCTGAGTATAGGGTCACCCATAGATGGATCGGTCTTGGTAGAGGCGACTGCGTTGGTCCTGCCTAAGATTTCTGGGAATTTACCGTCTTTCCAAGTGAGTCGTAATTATATGTCACGTTTGCCTAATTTACGTTTAGCTGATCCTAATCTGTTCGATAGTCGTCCGGTTGATCTATTGTTGGGGGCAGACGTGTATCCCAGAATTATATTACAGGGGGTTCGGTCTGGTATTTTAGGGTCGTTGATTGCTCAACAGACAGTCTTCGGCTGGCTCATTACTGGTTCAATTCCCACTTCTAATGTGACGGTTTTTTCAACGACTGTTGAATTTATGGAAGAAGATGGTCTTGACAAGACTCTTCTTCGGTTTTGGGAATTAGAGGACTTACCAAGACGGGCAATTTGTTCTCCCGCAGATAAATTTTGtgaggaaaattttaagaataccaCATATAGGGATTCCGATGGAAGATACGTAGTGACTCTTCCGATAAAACCCGAATTAAAGGGACAAGTCTTGCTTGGACATTCGCGGACAAGTTGTTTGAAGCAGTTTATTCGTGGTGAGGCTTCGCTTTTACGAAAGCCTGAAACAAAATTAATGTATGACGGGGTGATTAAAGAATATTTGGACTTGCAACATATGAGACCAGTGTTGTCGACTTCTCTTTCAGACCAAACTTTGTGTTACTTGCCTCACCACCCGGTAATCAATCCGGACAAATTGACGTCCAAACTTCGAGTTGTCTTTAATGCTTCGCATAAGACCTCAAATGGTAAAAGTCTGAACGACATTCTTTATGTGGGACCCACATTGCAATTGGAATTG CGAATTGTCTTTAGGGACTCCCCACAAAAAGATGTACGAGACTATGAGCTGCAGACCGTGACATTTGGAGTGAATTGTGCTCCCTATTTAGCCATACGGACGTTATTGCAATTGGCCGATGACTCCGAAGATGAATATCCCCACGCGGCACATATTCTACGAAGGTGCATGTACGTGGATGATGTTTTGACAGGGTACCATAACGTGGATACTGCTGTTGAATCTAGGGATCAATTGATTAGGGTATTATCATCGGCAAAGTTCGAACTGAGGAAGTGGACTTCTAATGAGCTAGCCATTTTGGAATCGCTTCCGGCTGACCATTTGGTTGACGCCAAATTACTGGCATTTGTTGAGGCCAGTAGTTCGAAACCGTTGGGTATTAGGTGGAATGCGCAGTTggacttattttattttgagatgAAACCGATTGAGCGGAAATCTCGGTTTACGAAGAGAGAGGTTTTATCGGCTATAGCTAGGCTATTTGACCCTGTTGGCTGGCTGGGGCCAGTTATTATAGTGGCGAAGATAATTATGCAACAGGTTTGGTTGGATAAGATAGGATGGGACGAGTCTCTTCCGTTACAAACTGAGCGACAATGGCGAAAGTTTGTCGAGACCTATCAGGATGTGAATCACGTTCGTATTCCTCGATGGGTCAATTACTCCACAGACTGTGAAgtagaattacatgttttttccgACGCCTCGGAAAAAGCATACGCGGGGGTAGTATATGTTCGTGTGGTTACGCCGCAGGGACAAATCTTCACCCATTTGCTATCTTGTAAGACTAAGGTAGCCCCCATCAAATCTATATCTTTGCCACGATTGGAGCTTTGTGGGGCAGTTTTGGCCTCCGAACTTTACAAGTCTATAGCCAGGGAGCTAGATATTGAGTTTCGCCGTGTTTATTGTTGGACGGATTCTACGATCGTCCGCTCTTGGCTTCGAAAGACGCCATCTACGTGGTCTACTTTCGTTGCGAATCGCGTATGTAGGATTCAGGAGAATACTGGGGGACAGAATTGGTACCATGTACGCTCTGAGGACAATCCGGCCGACTTGGGGAGTCGCGGAGTGTCGCCTGCAGAGTTGGCGGTTTCGTCGCTTTGGTGGCATGGACCAGAGTGGCTCTGCTCAGATAGTTCTCAGTGGGATATTAATGATTTGACCCCTCTTGAGACTGACGTTGAGGTACGGGCGGTCAAGACTCACGCATCGTTTTTTACGAACTACGAGGACATTTTAGAGAGGTTTTCTTCGTTAGATAGAACTCTACGAGTCATCGCATATATATTTAGGTTTTATCAAAGGACCCATTATTCACATGCTAGTCGAAATGTGTATCACGGCACGACGTTGACGGCAACCGAATTAAAGGCAGTGAGATTACGTCTAGCTGTTCTTTCTCAAAGGGCTCATTATCCAGATGAGTACGGTTGTTTGATGGAAAAGAAACCGTTACGTTCCAGGAGTTCCTTGTTGTCATTGAATCCATTCCTGGATGAGGAGGGGGTTATGAGGTTGAATGGTCGTTTGAGTAGGTGTCCTACCCTGTCGTATAGTGAGCGACATCCAATTATAGTGCCGTATAATAGTAGATTCGCTAGGTTACTAGTGAAATATGTTCACGACATATCTATTCACGGAGGGAACCAGTTGGTTCTACGTCTTATTCGGATTGAGTATTGGATTCCTCGTTTAACATCTTTGATTAGATCGACTATTAACCGGTGTAAACGGTGTCTGTTGGATAGGAAGAAGTCTTGTACGCAGATCATGGCGGCTCTCCCACCGGAGAGAACTGTACTTACCAGACCGTTTACTACGACTGGCGTTGATTTTGCGGGGCCTTTCGAAATTAAGTCATTTATAGGGCGCGCATGTAAGATAACAAAGGGTTATGTTTGCGTGTTTGTATGCTTTTCGACGAAGGCCATACACTTGGAAGCCACATCAGACTTGTCTACGACAACGGTTCTGGCCGCTTTTCACAGATTTATATCTCGACGCGGTTGTCCCAAGACCATTTTTTCGgataatggtacaaattttgtaGGCGCTTCACGCGAAATggaaaaggatttgagatgtgtTTTTAAAGAAGGACGTGATAAGGTGTGTTCCGCATACCAGTTTCAGCAGCTTTCCTGGCAGTTTATCCCTGCCGGGGCGCCACATATGGGTGGTCTCTGGGAAGCTGCTGTCAAAAGCTTCAAGACGCATTTTAGGAAGCATGCATCAGGattcaaatttacatttgaagagttttcgacTGTTCTTTCGAGAATTGAAGCTTGTTTAAATTCTAGGCCGTTGTGCCCAATGAGTGAAAGTTCTCAAGAATTGGTAGCACTTACGCCTggccattttttggtaggatcTCCGATCTTGGCGCCTCCTGAACAGTTAGAGGAGGAATCACCACTTCATTTGGTGCATCGATTTAGGAAAATGAAGGCGCTGTCGCAACAGTTCTGCTTACGGTGGAAAGAGGAATATTTGAAAGGCTTACAGAAAAGGTATAAATGGAAATTTCCGCAGCGTGATATCGAAGTAGGGGACTTGGTAGTAATTCGTGATGAGCAATTGCCTCCTACATCGTGGAAATTAGGTCGTGTGGATGACGTCCACCCAGGATCTGACGGTCGCGTTAGAGTTGCAGACGTGAGAACGGCAAACGGTGTTGTAAGACGACCGGTGGTAAAATTGGTCATACTGACCGAATAG